In a genomic window of Deltaproteobacteria bacterium:
- a CDS encoding dihydropteroate synthase has protein sequence MLIVGERINTSRHAVNEAVNSRNAAAIQREVRLQIDGGADLIDVNAGSRRDSEADDLLWLMEVIQGDFPEVRLCIDSADPNVMNMVLDKVGLPPMLNSTTGERSRLETMTPVIQKRPCDIVALCMDDQGIPKSAGQTVENAVRLVSYLEGLGVNRENIYLDPVIQAVSANSHVGIMALEAIDGIRRELDGVHIISGLSNISFGLPRRPLVNRAFLILALKAGLDAAILDPSDRGLMSALKAAQVLLDQDPWCQAYTRAFREGRLDT, from the coding sequence ATGCTGATTGTGGGCGAGAGGATCAATACCAGTCGTCATGCCGTCAACGAGGCCGTAAACAGCAGGAACGCGGCCGCCATTCAGAGGGAGGTGCGCCTGCAGATAGACGGGGGCGCCGACCTGATCGACGTCAATGCCGGATCCCGGAGGGATTCCGAAGCGGATGACCTGCTCTGGCTGATGGAGGTGATCCAGGGCGATTTTCCGGAGGTCCGGCTCTGTATCGACAGTGCCGATCCGAATGTCATGAATATGGTTCTGGATAAGGTCGGGCTTCCGCCCATGCTCAACTCCACCACCGGCGAAAGGTCCCGGCTGGAGACCATGACCCCGGTTATTCAGAAGAGGCCGTGCGATATCGTGGCCCTCTGCATGGACGATCAGGGGATTCCCAAGAGCGCGGGACAGACAGTGGAGAATGCCGTCCGGCTGGTCTCCTATCTGGAGGGTCTGGGCGTCAATCGGGAAAACATCTACCTGGATCCTGTAATCCAGGCGGTCAGCGCCAATTCCCATGTAGGAATAATGGCCCTGGAGGCCATTGACGGGATCCGGCGCGAACTGGACGGGGTCCACATTATCAGCGGCCTCTCCAATATCTCCTTCGGGCTCCCAAGGCGCCCGCTGGTGAACAGGGCCTTTCTCATACTGGCCCTGAAGGCGGGTCTTGATGCGGCCATCCTGGATCCTTCGGACAGAGGGCTGATGAGCGCCCTGAAGGCCGCCCAGGTCCTCCTGGACCAGGATCCCTGGTGCCAGGCCTATACGCGGGCCTTTCGGGAAGGAAGGCTGGACACATAA